Genomic window (Candidatus Desulfofervidus auxilii):
TTAATGGATTCAATTTTTCAACAAATGTCACCATGGCCTGTATTGTCAGGTAGTTGGATACCGGATATGGATGTATTTGAGACAGATAAAGAGCTGATTATTATAATAGATGCAGCTGGCGTAAATAAAGAGGATTTTAATATTACTCTTGAGGGCAATATTTTACGCATCAGTGGTTATCGCAATGAGCCTATAAATCCTTATCCACGTCGTCCTCATCAAATAGAGATTCATTATGGGCCCTTTGAACGTGTATATCGATTGCCTTGTGCAGTTAAAACAGAAGGGATTGCTGCTTCTTATCGGAATGGATTATTAGAAATCCGATTACCTAAAAAAGGTGTTACTGTTGTTAAAAAGATTGAAGAAAGGGGATAATAATGCCTGAAGAAATATCTATTCCAAAAGAAATATCAATTTTACCTTCTCGTGATATGGTTTTATTTCCTAAAATGATGGTTCCTTTTGTTATTACTGATTCAAATTTAATTAAGCTTGTAGATGATGTCCTTGTTAGTAATAAAATTATTGGTATTGTTACTATGAAAAAAGATGAGGAATCAAAAAAACCTCCAGAAAATCTTTATCAAATAGGATGTGCAGCTCAAATATTAAAGATGTCAAAGGTACCAGATGTGGGAGTACGTTTAATGGTGCAGGGTTTAGCCCGTATACGCATTATGGAATATATTCAAATAGAACCATATCTTAGAGCAACAGTTTCTCCACATTATGATGTGTTTGAAAAGGATGTAGAGATAGATGCATTAATTACCAATATTCGTGGACTTTTTCGAAAAGTAGTAGAACTTTCTCCCTATTTGCCTTCAGAATTAAGTATTATGGCTATGAATGTAGAAGACCCTGGAATGCTTGCAGATATGGTAGCTTCTACTCTCAATATCTCTAAAGAAGACAAACAAAAGGTACTTGAGAGCTTTGATGTAAAAGAACGCATGAGAGAAGTTGTACGCTTTCTTAATCGTGAAATTGAAGTTTTAGAACTAGCAAATAAGATTCAGGCACAAGTAAAGGAAGATATGGATAAAGCCCAGCGGGAATATTTTTTACGACAGCAATTAAAGGCTATTATGAAAGAACTAGGAGAAAAAGATGAACGTGAAGCAGAAATAGAAGAATTAAGAGCAAAAATTAAAGAAAAAAATTTACCAGAAGCTGCAGCAAAAGAGGCAGAAAGAGAATTGAATCGTTTGGCACGTATGAATCCAGCTTCACCTGAATATGTAGTTGCAAGAACATACTTAGATTGGATTTTAGAATTACCTTGGAATGAAAGCACTCAAGACAATATTGATATCGCTATAGCTAGAAAAATTCTTGATGAAGACCATTATAATTTAGAAAAAGTTAAAAAAAGAATGTTAGAATATTTGGCAGTTAGAAAACTCAAACCAGATGCAAAAGGTTCTATCCTTTGTTTTGTAGGCCCACCAGGTACAGGCAAAACTTCTCTTGGCAAATCTATTGCTAGAGCATTGGGAAGAAAGTTTGTACGTGTGTCGTTAGGAGGAATAAGAGATGAAGCTGAAATCAGAGGACATCGCCGAACCTATGTTGGTGCCATGCCAGGAAAGATCATTCAAGGTCTTAAAAAAGCAGGTTCAAATAATCCTGTTTTTATGCTTGATGAAATTGATAAATTGGGAGCAGATTTTAGAGGTGACCCTTCCGCGGCACTTTTAGAAGTACTTGATCCAGAACAAAATTATGCGTTTGT
Coding sequences:
- a CDS encoding Hsp20/alpha crystallin family protein, producing the protein MKINLEEEFEKMNQRIRTLMDSIFQQMSPWPVLSGSWIPDMDVFETDKELIIIIDAAGVNKEDFNITLEGNILRISGYRNEPINPYPRRPHQIEIHYGPFERVYRLPCAVKTEGIAASYRNGLLEIRLPKKGVTVVKKIEERG
- the lon gene encoding endopeptidase La; this encodes MPEEISIPKEISILPSRDMVLFPKMMVPFVITDSNLIKLVDDVLVSNKIIGIVTMKKDEESKKPPENLYQIGCAAQILKMSKVPDVGVRLMVQGLARIRIMEYIQIEPYLRATVSPHYDVFEKDVEIDALITNIRGLFRKVVELSPYLPSELSIMAMNVEDPGMLADMVASTLNISKEDKQKVLESFDVKERMREVVRFLNREIEVLELANKIQAQVKEDMDKAQREYFLRQQLKAIMKELGEKDEREAEIEELRAKIKEKNLPEAAAKEAERELNRLARMNPASPEYVVARTYLDWILELPWNESTQDNIDIAIARKILDEDHYNLEKVKKRMLEYLAVRKLKPDAKGSILCFVGPPGTGKTSLGKSIARALGRKFVRVSLGGIRDEAEIRGHRRTYVGAMPGKIIQGLKKAGSNNPVFMLDEIDKLGADFRGDPSAALLEVLDPEQNYAFVDHYLGVEFDLSKVMFICTANILDTIPGPLRDRMEILELPGYTVQEKVQIAEKYLIPRQLDAHGLNENHLKFDPKAIEKIILNYTREAGLRNLERQIAAICRQVAVEVAEGKKQSEFITPENVSNFLGPPKFYREVAERTVEPGVATGLAWTPTGGEIMFVEATKMRGKKSLTLTGSLGEVMKESAETALSYVRSKAAHFGIPEDFYENNDIHIHVPAGAIPKDGPSAGITICTALVSLLTEKPVRNDLAMTGEITLRGLVLPVGGIKEKVLAAHLAGIKYVALPKKNKNDLEEVPKEVKESIKFLFIEKVEEIVDFALKEK